A window of the Dongshaea marina genome harbors these coding sequences:
- a CDS encoding ABC transporter ATP-binding protein: MQKNINTQDRQPLLHCNNLSQTLMSEDKQFHHILDGINFQLYDREIVAILGKSGSGKSTFLRTLAGLLPPSSGHVYYQDQLILEPRQEISMVFQSFALLPWLTVLENVRFGLDALGLPKSESNAKAIEAVRLVGLEGYENAYTKELSGGMRQRVGFARAFVVEPTILLMDEPFSSLDIATGGKLREDMLRLWQQQGIHTRSMVIVTHSVEEAVEIADRVIVFDHNPGRVLFETRIVEEHPRQSHSPYLQNKIDLISAQLIKPLSEHDSPTEIALMQD, encoded by the coding sequence ATGCAAAAAAATATCAATACGCAAGACCGTCAGCCGCTGCTGCACTGTAATAACCTGAGCCAGACTCTGATGAGCGAAGATAAGCAGTTTCATCACATTCTCGATGGCATCAACTTTCAGCTCTATGATCGTGAGATTGTGGCGATTTTAGGTAAATCAGGCTCAGGAAAATCCACCTTCCTGAGGACGCTGGCGGGCTTGTTGCCCCCTTCAAGCGGTCATGTCTATTACCAGGATCAACTCATTCTTGAACCGCGCCAGGAGATCTCCATGGTGTTTCAGAGCTTTGCTCTGCTTCCCTGGCTAACCGTCCTGGAAAATGTCCGTTTCGGGCTTGACGCCCTGGGGCTACCTAAGAGTGAAAGTAATGCCAAGGCGATCGAAGCGGTCCGTCTGGTTGGACTCGAAGGATATGAGAATGCCTATACCAAGGAGTTATCGGGAGGAATGCGTCAGCGGGTTGGGTTCGCCCGGGCCTTTGTGGTTGAACCAACCATTCTTTTGATGGATGAACCCTTCTCCTCCCTGGATATCGCCACCGGGGGAAAGCTCAGGGAAGATATGCTCCGCTTATGGCAGCAGCAGGGGATCCATACCCGCTCTATGGTGATTGTCACCCATAGCGTTGAAGAAGCGGTGGAGATAGCCGATCGGGTGATTGTGTTTGATCACAACCCAGGAAGAGTTCTCTTTGAAACCAGGATCGTCGAGGAGCACCCAAGACAGAGCCACTCCCCCTACCTTCAAAACAAGATAGATCTCATCTCGGCTCAGCTAATAAAGCCGCTGAGCGAGCATGACAGCCCAACTGAAATTGCCCTTATGCAGGATTGA
- a CDS encoding helix-turn-helix domain-containing protein, with translation MYSSNNNEQRRFLAVYLHLQKGYSQSQTARAIGVSQGSISLWCKQVRSEGLGRLKNRPHTGRKPQLDSNEIKELFRLLKQQSPAAYDLQAKRWSSRSLSKAIWLLKGVKYSHSRVNQLMKHHGFNPKKDGDPRSPS, from the coding sequence ATGTACTCTTCTAACAACAATGAACAACGCCGATTTTTGGCGGTCTACCTACACCTGCAAAAGGGCTATAGCCAATCTCAAACTGCCCGGGCCATAGGTGTCTCACAGGGAAGTATCAGCCTATGGTGCAAGCAGGTCAGATCCGAAGGACTCGGGCGACTGAAAAACCGACCGCATACCGGCAGAAAGCCTCAACTCGACTCAAATGAGATAAAGGAGCTATTTCGTCTCCTCAAACAACAAAGTCCTGCAGCTTACGATTTGCAGGCAAAACGCTGGTCGAGCCGTAGTCTCTCAAAGGCGATTTGGCTGCTCAAAGGAGTTAAGTACAGTCACTCCAGGGTCAATCAACTGATGAAACACCATGGTTTTAATCCAAAAAAAGATGGAGACCCGAGGTCTCCATCTTAG
- a CDS encoding 1-acylglycerol-3-phosphate O-acyltransferase, with protein sequence MLKLIRIVLLALFIVISAVFGCIYCLFRPRNHKNVHTMARFFFWATRFLGVKVRLKVADEIKELGSAVYIANHQSNFDIFVLTGAVQPGVVSVGKRSLAWLPFFGQLYWLSGNILINREKQRKAADTIRQVVESIREKKGMSVWMFPEGTRSRGRGLLPFKNGPFHTAVQAEVPVVPVVCSDYVGQIDLNRWNNGEILIEIMPPILKDAPQRESARKLNIHCRRLMEGKLEELNSQVQRPEPLPSQKMPAS encoded by the coding sequence ATGCTCAAGCTTATCCGTATTGTGCTGTTGGCACTATTTATTGTGATTTCTGCGGTCTTTGGTTGTATCTACTGCCTGTTCCGCCCGAGAAATCATAAGAATGTCCATACTATGGCGCGCTTCTTTTTCTGGGCGACCCGTTTTTTAGGGGTTAAGGTTCGACTCAAGGTTGCTGATGAGATCAAGGAGCTGGGCTCTGCGGTCTATATTGCTAACCACCAGAGTAACTTTGATATCTTTGTCCTGACTGGTGCGGTGCAGCCGGGCGTGGTTTCTGTGGGAAAGCGCAGCCTGGCCTGGCTTCCCTTCTTTGGCCAGCTCTACTGGTTATCCGGAAATATTCTGATCAACCGTGAGAAACAGCGCAAGGCGGCGGATACCATTCGCCAGGTGGTTGAGAGCATTCGCGAAAAGAAAGGGATGTCGGTCTGGATGTTCCCTGAGGGAACCCGTAGCCGTGGCCGTGGCTTGCTGCCTTTTAAAAATGGTCCGTTTCATACCGCGGTGCAGGCTGAGGTGCCTGTGGTACCTGTGGTGTGCTCCGATTATGTCGGGCAGATCGATCTCAATCGTTGGAACAACGGTGAGATCTTAATTGAGATCATGCCACCGATTCTTAAAGATGCTCCGCAGCGTGAATCGGCCCGAAAGCTGAACATTCATTGCCGTCGCCTGATGGAGGGCAAGCTTGAGGAGCTGAACTCTCAGGTTCAGCGTCCCGAGCCGCTGCCCTCCCAGAAGATGCCTGCCTCCTGA
- the parC gene encoding DNA topoisomerase IV subunit A, with product MSDISDLNLEGTEQLPLRSFAEEAYLNYSMYVIMDRALPHIGDGLKPVQRRIIYAMSELGLSAASKHKKSARTVGDVLGKYHPHGDSACYEAMVLMAQPFSYRYPLVDGQGNWGAPDDPKSFAAMRYTEARLSRFSEVLLSELGQGTVEWQPNFDGTLSEPQLLPARLPHILLNGVTGIAVGMATDIPPHNVREVVSACIELLENPKAELSDLLSHVKGPDYPTEAEIITPATELHKLYETGRGSIKMRAVYSRENGEVVISALPHQVSGGKILEQIAAQMQAKKLPMVSDLRDESDHENPTRLVIVPRSNRVDIEPLMKHLFACTDLEKNYRVNFNMLGLDRRPQVKGLKTILSEWLSYRRETVRKRLSYRLNKVKARLHILDGLLIAFLNIDEVIEIIRNEDEPKLVLMSRFQLSDKQAEAILDLKLRHLARLEEQKIRGEQSELAEERDKLELILGSDRRLNTLLKKELKADAEKYGDERRSPLIEREEAQAFTEKQLLPSEAVTVVLSEKGWVRSAKGVEVDGSSLSYKAGDKFCASASGKSNQSVVFISSTGRSYCLEAHTLPSARSQGEPLTGRFTLSPGEQIHHLLMSDEKSHYLIASDAGYGFIATVQDMLGKNKSGKAFLNVPQGGELLAPQPVGSVEQDLCMAISNEGRMLLFPLKDLPILAKGKGNKILNIPSARVKAREEFLQWLLVVPPEHSVVLYAGKRKLTLKPSDLKFYRGERGRRGAKLPRGLQRVTGCELEAPAK from the coding sequence ATGAGTGATATCAGCGATCTGAATTTAGAGGGAACCGAGCAACTTCCGTTGAGAAGTTTTGCCGAAGAAGCCTACCTCAATTACTCCATGTACGTGATCATGGATCGTGCGCTGCCCCATATCGGGGATGGCCTCAAACCCGTGCAGCGACGCATCATCTATGCGATGAGTGAGCTTGGGCTCTCGGCGGCCAGCAAGCACAAAAAATCGGCCCGTACCGTGGGTGATGTATTGGGTAAATATCACCCCCACGGAGATAGTGCCTGTTATGAAGCCATGGTGCTGATGGCGCAGCCCTTCTCCTATCGTTATCCCCTGGTGGATGGCCAGGGAAACTGGGGGGCACCCGATGATCCTAAATCTTTTGCCGCCATGCGTTATACCGAAGCTCGCTTATCTCGCTTTTCAGAGGTACTACTCTCTGAGCTCGGGCAGGGTACCGTCGAGTGGCAACCGAACTTTGATGGTACTCTCAGTGAGCCCCAGCTATTGCCGGCACGGCTGCCGCATATCTTGCTCAATGGGGTGACCGGGATCGCGGTGGGCATGGCAACCGACATCCCGCCTCACAACGTACGTGAGGTGGTTAGCGCCTGTATTGAGCTTTTGGAGAACCCCAAGGCTGAACTGAGCGATCTGCTTAGCCATGTGAAGGGGCCGGATTATCCAACCGAGGCTGAGATCATCACACCGGCCACCGAGCTGCATAAACTCTACGAGACAGGCCGCGGCAGCATCAAGATGCGTGCGGTCTACTCCCGGGAAAATGGAGAAGTGGTGATCAGCGCGCTTCCCCATCAGGTTTCCGGTGGCAAGATCCTGGAGCAGATCGCCGCCCAGATGCAGGCGAAAAAGCTCCCCATGGTGAGCGATCTTCGCGATGAGTCCGATCATGAAAACCCGACCCGGCTGGTGATCGTGCCGCGCTCTAACCGGGTGGATATTGAGCCTTTGATGAAGCACCTGTTTGCCTGCACCGATCTGGAGAAGAACTACCGGGTGAACTTCAACATGCTGGGGCTGGATCGCCGGCCTCAGGTCAAGGGCCTCAAGACGATTCTGAGCGAATGGCTCAGCTATCGACGGGAGACGGTCCGAAAACGCCTGAGCTACCGTCTGAATAAGGTCAAAGCCAGGCTGCATATCCTGGATGGCTTACTCATCGCCTTTTTGAATATCGATGAGGTGATCGAGATCATCCGCAATGAGGATGAGCCTAAACTGGTCCTGATGAGCCGCTTTCAGCTCAGTGATAAGCAGGCCGAGGCGATTCTCGATCTGAAACTGCGTCACCTGGCCCGGCTCGAAGAGCAGAAAATCCGTGGTGAGCAGAGCGAGCTGGCCGAGGAGCGGGATAAGCTGGAGCTTATTCTTGGCTCGGATCGTCGCCTCAATACCCTGCTCAAGAAGGAGCTCAAGGCGGATGCCGAGAAATATGGGGATGAGCGTCGCTCTCCACTGATTGAGCGTGAAGAGGCTCAGGCGTTCACCGAAAAACAGCTGTTGCCCAGTGAAGCCGTGACCGTGGTGCTTTCGGAGAAAGGTTGGGTCCGCAGTGCCAAGGGAGTTGAGGTTGATGGCAGCAGTCTCAGCTATAAGGCCGGCGATAAATTCTGTGCCAGTGCTTCGGGCAAGAGCAACCAGTCGGTGGTCTTTATCTCCAGCACCGGGCGGAGCTATTGCCTTGAGGCTCATACCCTGCCTTCGGCCCGCAGCCAGGGAGAGCCCCTGACCGGGCGCTTTACCCTGAGCCCGGGAGAGCAGATCCATCATCTGCTGATGAGCGATGAAAAATCCCATTACCTTATCGCCAGTGATGCAGGTTACGGCTTTATCGCCACGGTACAGGACATGCTGGGTAAGAATAAAAGCGGTAAGGCGTTTTTGAATGTTCCTCAGGGGGGAGAGCTGTTAGCACCTCAGCCGGTGGGCTCAGTTGAGCAGGATCTCTGTATGGCGATCTCTAACGAGGGGCGGATGCTGCTGTTCCCGCTTAAAGATCTGCCGATTCTTGCCAAGGGCAAGGGGAATAAGATCCTCAATATCCCTTCGGCCCGGGTCAAGGCCCGTGAAGAGTTTCTGCAGTGGTTGCTGGTGGTTCCGCCGGAGCACAGCGTGGTTCTCTATGCAGGAAAGCGTAAATTGACCCTGAAGCCTTCCGATCTGAAGTTTTACCGGGGAGAGCGCGGGCGACGTGGAGCCAAGCTACCGAGAGGGCTACAGCGGGTCACCGGCTGTGAGCTGGAAGCACCTGCTAAATAG
- the ettA gene encoding energy-dependent translational throttle protein EttA, whose protein sequence is MAQFVYTMNRVGKIVPPKQHILKDISLSFFPGAKIGVLGLNGAGKSTLLRIMAGVDKEIEGEARPMPGLRIGYLPQEPQLTEGATVRECVEEAVADVKEALARLDAVYAAYAEADADFDALAKEQGELEALIQAKDGHNLEYQLDRAADALRLPEWDAKVDVLSGGERRRVALCRLLLEKPEMLLLDEPTNHLDAESVAWLEQFLHQYEGTVVAITHDRYFLDNVAGWILELDRGMGIPWEGNYSSWLEQKDQRLAQEASSEAARKKSIEKELEWVRSNPKGRQAKSKARMARFEELNTQNYQQRNETNELFIPPGPRLGDKVLEVKNLCKGYNDRQLIDDLSFSIPKGAIVGIIGPNGAGKSTLFRMLSGQETPDSGSIDLGDTVQLASVEQFRDHMDDSKTVWQEVSDGQDILRIGNLEIPSRAYVGRFNFKGSSQQKRIGELSGGERNRVHLAKLLQAGGNMLLLDEPTNDLDVETLRALENALLDFPGCAMVISHDRWFLDRIATHILDYNDEGQVNFFEGNFTEYEDWKRKTFGAEALQPHRIKYKKMSK, encoded by the coding sequence ATGGCTCAGTTTGTCTATACCATGAATCGGGTGGGCAAGATTGTTCCCCCCAAGCAGCATATCCTGAAGGATATCTCTCTTAGCTTCTTCCCCGGCGCCAAAATTGGTGTGCTGGGTCTCAATGGTGCGGGTAAGTCGACCCTGCTGCGGATTATGGCGGGTGTTGATAAAGAGATCGAGGGTGAAGCGCGCCCGATGCCGGGGCTTAGAATTGGCTACCTGCCTCAGGAGCCTCAGCTCACAGAGGGTGCCACGGTCCGTGAGTGTGTTGAAGAGGCGGTTGCTGATGTCAAAGAGGCGCTGGCCCGCCTGGATGCGGTGTATGCTGCATACGCCGAGGCCGATGCTGACTTTGATGCCCTGGCCAAAGAGCAGGGAGAGCTGGAGGCGCTGATCCAGGCCAAAGATGGCCACAATTTGGAGTATCAGCTGGACCGGGCCGCCGATGCGCTGCGTCTTCCCGAGTGGGATGCCAAGGTGGATGTGCTCTCCGGTGGTGAGCGTCGCCGGGTTGCCCTGTGCCGTCTGCTGCTTGAAAAGCCGGAAATGCTGCTGCTCGACGAGCCGACCAACCATCTGGATGCAGAATCTGTAGCCTGGCTGGAGCAATTCCTTCATCAGTATGAGGGAACCGTGGTTGCGATCACCCACGACCGTTACTTCCTGGATAATGTGGCCGGTTGGATTTTGGAGCTTGACCGTGGCATGGGGATCCCCTGGGAGGGCAACTACTCCTCCTGGCTGGAGCAAAAAGATCAGCGTCTGGCACAGGAGGCTTCCTCAGAAGCGGCTCGTAAGAAGTCGATTGAGAAAGAGCTGGAGTGGGTGCGCTCCAACCCTAAAGGTCGCCAGGCCAAGAGTAAGGCTCGGATGGCCCGCTTTGAGGAGCTCAATACTCAAAATTACCAGCAGCGGAACGAGACCAATGAACTGTTCATTCCACCTGGGCCTCGCCTGGGGGATAAGGTTCTGGAGGTCAAAAACCTGTGTAAGGGCTATAACGATCGCCAGTTAATTGATGATCTCTCTTTCTCGATTCCTAAGGGCGCGATCGTCGGGATCATCGGCCCCAACGGCGCCGGTAAATCGACCCTGTTCCGTATGTTATCGGGTCAGGAGACTCCGGACTCTGGCTCTATCGATCTTGGAGATACGGTTCAGCTGGCTTCTGTGGAGCAGTTCCGCGATCACATGGATGATAGCAAAACCGTATGGCAGGAGGTCTCGGATGGCCAGGATATTCTGCGCATCGGCAACCTGGAGATCCCGAGCCGTGCCTACGTAGGCCGCTTTAACTTCAAGGGCTCCTCCCAGCAAAAACGCATTGGTGAACTCTCAGGTGGTGAGCGTAACCGGGTTCACCTGGCCAAGCTGCTGCAGGCGGGCGGTAACATGCTGCTGCTCGATGAGCCGACCAATGATCTGGATGTTGAAACCCTGCGAGCCCTTGAGAACGCCCTGCTGGACTTCCCCGGCTGCGCCATGGTGATCTCACACGATCGCTGGTTCCTCGACCGGATTGCGACCCATATCCTCGATTATAACGATGAGGGTCAGGTGAACTTCTTTGAGGGGAACTTTACCGAATATGAGGACTGGAAGCGCAAGACCTTTGGCGCCGAAGCGCTGCAGCCACATCGGATCAAATATAAGAAGATGAGTAAGTAA
- a CDS encoding queuosine precursor transporter gives MSDTEKKHVCVCNFRLLWFLVLLYSMFMVMSNWFDARLISVHGVVFSPGTIVFPLTFLISDIITEVYGYRHARRAIWAALFCNILFIGYTYLVVSMPSPDYAASTNQQIDKILGLNERIIIASFFSYLVSEPINSYIISKLKVLTNGRLTALRFFIATLISSVIDSLFFAFTAFHGLYNVKHIFDVAIAVWLIKLAIECIGVIFAVKAAKALKRYEKVDIYDIGTDYSLFTLKANYQSLHNGYRRSVREYLD, from the coding sequence ATGAGTGATACAGAAAAAAAACATGTTTGTGTTTGTAACTTCCGTTTATTATGGTTTCTTGTTTTGCTTTACTCCATGTTTATGGTGATGTCCAATTGGTTTGATGCCCGCTTGATATCTGTTCATGGGGTCGTTTTTAGTCCGGGTACTATTGTATTTCCTCTAACATTTCTAATCTCTGATATTATCACTGAAGTTTATGGGTATCGCCATGCCCGACGGGCTATTTGGGCTGCTTTATTCTGTAACATTCTATTTATTGGCTATACCTATTTGGTTGTAAGTATGCCATCCCCTGATTATGCAGCTTCGACTAACCAACAGATTGATAAAATACTGGGACTGAATGAGAGAATAATTATAGCCTCATTCTTTAGTTATTTGGTTTCAGAACCGATTAACAGCTATATCATCTCAAAGCTAAAAGTGCTAACTAACGGTCGTTTGACGGCATTACGTTTTTTTATAGCTACACTTATATCATCTGTTATTGATAGTTTGTTTTTTGCGTTTACAGCATTCCATGGGCTCTATAATGTAAAGCATATTTTTGATGTTGCTATTGCTGTTTGGTTAATAAAGTTAGCAATTGAGTGTATAGGTGTTATTTTTGCTGTGAAAGCAGCCAAGGCACTTAAGCGCTACGAAAAAGTCGACATCTATGATATCGGAACTGACTATAGTCTTTTTACATTAAAGGCAAACTATCAATCGCTACATAATGGCTATCGCCGCTCGGTGCGGGAGTACCTTGATTAA
- the zntR gene encoding Zn(2+)-responsive transcriptional regulator yields the protein MLTPSARSESGYRLYTREDHARLQFILRCKQVGFSLADIHELLSIRVDKSHKTCMDVKDIADGKIREIQEKIKVLEQFQRSLVALSSACCGGPESAEHCSIMESLEVFACEESGSSVPSCSDPEDSVES from the coding sequence CTGCTGACCCCAAGTGCCCGCAGTGAGTCAGGCTATCGACTCTATACCCGGGAAGATCATGCGAGGCTTCAATTTATCCTGCGCTGTAAGCAGGTGGGATTCTCTCTTGCCGATATCCATGAGCTTTTATCGATCCGTGTGGATAAATCTCATAAGACCTGCATGGATGTCAAAGATATTGCAGATGGTAAGATTCGCGAGATCCAGGAGAAGATTAAGGTCCTCGAACAGTTTCAGCGCTCACTGGTTGCTCTTTCATCGGCTTGCTGCGGAGGTCCTGAGAGTGCCGAGCACTGCTCTATTATGGAGTCACTGGAGGTCTTTGCCTGTGAGGAGAGTGGCTCTTCCGTCCCCAGCTGCTCGGACCCGGAAGACTCAGTTGAAAGTTAG
- a CDS encoding MerR family DNA-binding transcriptional regulator — MYRIGELAKLCGIKADTLRFYEKMPC, encoded by the coding sequence ATGTATCGTATCGGTGAGCTGGCGAAGCTGTGTGGTATCAAGGCTGATACCCTGCGTTTTTATGAAAAAATGCCCTGCTGA
- a CDS encoding phospholipase D-like domain-containing protein translates to MIKIIPLMTLVLAISISVMAAPKHESSFELMQAIPQHTEQIFYQPGIHSTAKVWLNMINQAQHTLDIGTFYIANKPGEALEPIIAAIKSAAHRGVKVRILTDSMHIGGSSDPQKLFASEPNIQVRKIDFAKVSGGVMHAKYMVVDQRNVSLNSANWSWISLTQIHNLGVRVLSPELAKTILGIFNLDWRLAKHNNSAQDHALLNQHQSSKVTELRPIKIKTANETLLIHPAFSPVGLLSQGVDSEISQMLGAINQAQHSLKMQVMTFSGFKKYGYVGYWSELQDAIANAAMRGVKVQIIVSDWNNKHPDINFMKMLSLIPGVRVKISTIPALEDRYIPYSRVEHEKYFVVDNDLSYLTTSNWEWGYFYNSRNIALLINGKQPARALNRLFDADWNGPYTQPIKLNHDYRVPKHN, encoded by the coding sequence ATGATCAAAATCATCCCCTTGATGACCCTGGTTCTGGCTATCTCGATCTCAGTCATGGCTGCGCCTAAACATGAGAGCAGTTTTGAGCTAATGCAGGCTATTCCACAACACACGGAGCAGATATTTTACCAGCCCGGAATCCACTCCACCGCTAAGGTGTGGCTTAACATGATCAACCAGGCACAACATACCCTGGATATTGGGACCTTCTACATAGCCAACAAACCTGGAGAGGCTCTTGAGCCCATCATAGCGGCCATCAAAAGTGCCGCTCATCGTGGGGTTAAGGTTCGGATCCTGACCGACAGTATGCACATTGGAGGTAGCAGTGATCCTCAGAAACTATTTGCCAGTGAACCCAACATTCAGGTGCGAAAAATTGATTTTGCAAAAGTTTCCGGCGGGGTGATGCACGCCAAATATATGGTGGTGGATCAAAGAAATGTTTCCCTTAACAGCGCAAACTGGAGCTGGATCTCATTGACTCAAATCCATAACCTTGGGGTCAGGGTGCTTAGCCCCGAACTCGCAAAAACCATTCTCGGGATCTTCAATCTGGATTGGCGACTTGCCAAACATAATAACTCTGCTCAGGATCACGCCCTGCTCAATCAACATCAGAGCAGTAAAGTCACAGAACTCAGACCGATAAAAATCAAAACCGCTAATGAGACCCTGCTGATCCATCCCGCCTTCAGTCCGGTTGGCTTATTATCACAGGGTGTTGATAGTGAAATATCTCAGATGCTCGGCGCCATCAATCAGGCTCAGCACTCACTCAAGATGCAGGTGATGACCTTTAGCGGCTTTAAGAAGTATGGCTATGTAGGGTACTGGAGTGAATTGCAGGATGCGATTGCCAATGCAGCAATGCGGGGCGTCAAGGTTCAAATCATCGTCTCAGACTGGAATAACAAGCATCCGGATATCAATTTTATGAAGATGCTCTCCCTGATCCCGGGAGTCCGGGTCAAAATCAGCACTATCCCTGCTCTTGAGGATCGCTACATCCCATACTCACGGGTCGAACATGAAAAATATTTCGTGGTCGATAATGATCTCAGCTACCTGACCACCAGCAACTGGGAGTGGGGGTATTTTTACAACAGCCGCAACATTGCACTGCTGATCAACGGCAAACAGCCCGCCAGGGCACTCAATCGCCTCTTCGATGCAGACTGGAATGGCCCCTATACCCAGCCAATCAAGCTCAACCATGACTACAGGGTGCCAAAGCACAACTAG